Proteins encoded in a region of the Helicobacter colisuis genome:
- the hemE gene encoding uroporphyrinogen decarboxylase encodes MIFIDACFGRETPYTPVWFMRQAGRYLSEYRETRKQAGDFLSLCKNPKLASEVTLQPIEILGVDAAILFSDILVVPMEMGMELGFFAGEGPKFAQTIQSDKDLKGLSQDSHLSLNYVYDTISMTRQKLAKDKALIGFCGAPWTLATYMIEGQGSKTYNETKKLLYSNPQFLHNLLELITHNLKNYLESQIKAGVNAVMIFDSWAAALEESMYLEFGFEYCKKIASFIKQKYPEIPVILFPKGISGYLDKIDGEFDVFGVDWSTPLRIAKGKLGDKYVLQGNLEPCRIYDEKSMLEGAKEILNLMQGKRHIFNLGHGMLPDLPRENAIKLVDFIHQYHFK; translated from the coding sequence ATGATTTTTATTGATGCGTGTTTTGGTAGAGAGACCCCTTACACACCTGTTTGGTTTATGCGACAAGCAGGGAGATATTTAAGTGAGTATAGAGAAACAAGAAAGCAAGCGGGCGATTTTTTATCCCTTTGCAAGAATCCTAAACTAGCTTCAGAAGTTACCTTACAACCCATAGAGATTTTAGGAGTTGATGCGGCAATTCTTTTTAGTGATATTTTAGTGGTGCCAATGGAAATGGGAATGGAGCTTGGATTTTTTGCTGGAGAAGGTCCGAAGTTTGCACAAACTATTCAAAGCGATAAAGATTTAAAAGGGCTTAGTCAAGATTCGCATTTATCGCTAAATTATGTCTATGACACGATTTCAATGACGCGTCAAAAACTTGCTAAAGACAAAGCATTAATTGGATTTTGTGGAGCACCTTGGACTTTGGCAACTTATATGATAGAAGGGCAGGGAAGCAAGACTTATAATGAAACCAAAAAATTACTTTATTCTAATCCGCAATTTTTGCATAATTTACTAGAGCTAATTACACACAATCTCAAAAATTATCTTGAATCGCAGATTAAAGCAGGAGTGAATGCGGTAATGATTTTTGATTCTTGGGCAGCGGCTTTAGAGGAATCAATGTATTTGGAGTTTGGATTTGAATATTGTAAAAAAATCGCTTCTTTTATCAAGCAAAAATACCCAGAAATACCAGTTATTTTATTTCCTAAAGGAATTTCGGGCTATTTAGATAAAATTGATGGAGAATTTGATGTTTTTGGCGTGGATTGGAGTACTCCACTAAGAATTGCTAAAGGGAAATTGGGAGATAAATATGTTTTGCAGGGTAATTTAGAGCCTTGTAGAATATATGATGAAAAATCAATGCTTGAGGGCGCTAAGGAAATCTTAAATTTAATGCAAGGCAAAAGGCATATTTTTAATTTGGGGCATGGAATGCTACCAGATTTACCGCGAGAAAATGCCATTAAATTAGTTGATTTTATTCATCAATATCATTTTAAATAA
- a CDS encoding YqhA family protein, giving the protein MEALRIIFEKLMWNARLFIIFAVVLSLIGAILLFVVASVDIIKAAKNTFLYYMHLLPAGSDIHTILLNTIIMAIDLYLIAVVLLIFAFGLYELFICKIQIKDESSSKVLEIHTLDQLKDKLAKVIVMALIVAFFSKVLNMGMKNTQDMLYFAISILALSIGLYFLHKDSKH; this is encoded by the coding sequence TTGGAAGCATTGCGTATCATTTTTGAAAAGTTAATGTGGAATGCCCGTTTATTTATTATCTTTGCTGTCGTTCTATCTTTAATTGGAGCTATTTTACTTTTTGTTGTGGCAAGTGTGGATATTATCAAAGCAGCTAAAAATACTTTTTTGTATTATATGCATCTTTTGCCTGCAGGATCAGATATTCATACTATTTTGCTCAATACCATTATTATGGCAATTGATTTGTATTTAATTGCAGTAGTATTGTTAATTTTTGCCTTTGGATTATATGAGCTTTTTATTTGTAAAATTCAAATCAAAGATGAAAGTAGCTCTAAGGTCTTAGAGATTCATACGCTTGATCAACTCAAAGATAAATTAGCTAAAGTGATTGTAATGGCACTAATTGTAGCCTTTTTCTCTAAAGTTCTTAATATGGGAATGAAAAATACACAAGATATGTTATATTTTGCTATCTCTATTTTAGCTTTATCAATTGGTTTGTATTTTTTGCATAAAGATTCAAAGCATTAA
- the lolA gene encoding LolA-like outer membrane lipoprotein chaperone — MLLRFLLIFFLYLSSLNAQEIKALQSMQAYFTQRLITQDNTLLYKGEFFALAPHFVLWKYKSPIPKEIYINKDLMIIYEPKLEQAIYSTLKENLDILTLIKKAKFIKENHYIAELLGQKYYLFFEEGILKQISFVDAVGNSVEILFENIQTNHSINPEIFKFKPTSNLDILYN, encoded by the coding sequence ATGTTGTTAAGATTTTTATTGATATTTTTTCTTTACTTAAGCTCTCTAAATGCACAAGAAATTAAGGCATTGCAATCTATGCAAGCCTATTTTACTCAAAGGCTTATCACTCAAGACAACACCCTTCTTTATAAAGGAGAGTTCTTTGCTCTTGCGCCACATTTTGTGCTTTGGAAATATAAAAGCCCCATCCCCAAAGAGATTTATATTAATAAAGATTTAATGATTATCTATGAGCCAAAGCTAGAACAAGCTATTTATAGCACCTTAAAAGAGAATCTGGATATTTTAACTTTGATTAAAAAAGCCAAATTTATTAAAGAAAATCACTACATAGCAGAACTTTTGGGACAAAAATATTATTTATTCTTTGAGGAAGGCATTTTAAAGCAAATTTCTTTTGTGGATGCAGTGGGGAATTCTGTTGAGATTCTTTTTGAAAATATACAAACTAATCATTCAATTAATCCAGAAATTTTTAAATTCAAGCCAACAAGCAATCTTGATATTCTTTATAATTAA
- a CDS encoding citrate synthase — MATITLINNETGEKFDFDLIECTRGPKAVDFSKLFERTNIFSYDPGYGSTAGCESTISYVDGKNGKLLYKGIPIEDIVKKYKFTDVAKLLITGEAPKDEKESKEFDLELRHRSFLHEGLINIFSAFPDNAHPMANLSSAVAALSTFHFDHRDMDDEGDYQTMARRIIAKITTLVAFSYRNSIGAPLIYPDIERGYVENFLYMLRAYPGGKLKHTLNGSEEISDLEVEALDKIFILHADHGQNASTTTVRNVASTGVHPYAAISAGINALWGPAHGGANEKVLVQLEEIGDVKNVDKFIARVKDKSDPFRLMGFGHRVYKSYDPRAKAIKALKDELNQKGIKMDARLSEIAEKLEEVALNDDYFKERNLYPNVDFYSGIILTALKIPVALFTPIFVIGRMPGWCAQVMEHIKNPHARITRPRQVYLGK, encoded by the coding sequence ATGGCAACAATAACGCTAATCAATAACGAAACTGGTGAAAAATTTGATTTTGATTTAATAGAATGTACAAGAGGACCCAAAGCGGTTGATTTTAGTAAATTATTTGAAAGAACTAATATTTTTTCTTATGATCCAGGATATGGTTCTACCGCAGGTTGTGAATCAACTATTAGCTATGTTGATGGTAAAAATGGTAAATTACTTTATAAGGGCATACCTATTGAAGATATTGTAAAAAAATATAAATTTACTGATGTTGCAAAGCTACTTATTACAGGCGAAGCCCCTAAAGATGAAAAGGAATCAAAAGAATTTGATTTGGAATTGCGACACCGATCGTTTTTGCACGAAGGGTTGATTAATATTTTTAGTGCCTTTCCTGATAATGCCCATCCAATGGCAAATTTAAGTTCTGCAGTGGCAGCATTATCTACTTTTCATTTTGATCATAGGGATATGGATGATGAGGGAGACTATCAAACAATGGCGCGTAGAATCATTGCAAAAATTACTACTTTAGTAGCCTTTTCTTATCGTAATTCTATCGGAGCACCTTTGATTTATCCAGATATTGAGCGGGGTTATGTGGAGAATTTCTTATATATGTTGCGCGCTTATCCGGGTGGAAAGCTCAAACATACCTTAAATGGTAGTGAAGAGATTTCTGATCTAGAAGTTGAAGCGCTTGATAAAATCTTTATACTTCATGCTGATCATGGTCAAAACGCTTCAACAACAACCGTTCGTAATGTTGCCTCTACGGGTGTGCATCCTTATGCAGCGATTTCTGCTGGAATTAATGCGCTTTGGGGACCTGCTCATGGTGGTGCAAATGAAAAGGTTTTGGTGCAACTTGAAGAAATCGGAGATGTAAAAAATGTAGATAAGTTTATCGCACGCGTTAAAGACAAAAGTGATCCATTTAGGTTAATGGGCTTTGGACATCGTGTTTATAAAAGCTATGATCCACGCGCAAAAGCAATCAAAGCACTCAAAGATGAGCTTAATCAAAAGGGTATTAAAATGGACGCAAGATTGAGTGAGATTGCCGAAAAACTAGAAGAAGTGGCTTTGAATGATGATTATTTCAAAGAAAGAAATTTATATCCAAATGTAGATTTTTATAGTGGAATTATTTTAACAGCACTTAAGATTCCAGTTGCATTATTTACGCCAATTTTTGTTATAGGAAGAATGCCAGGTTGGTGCGCACAAGTAATGGAACATATTAAAAATCCACACGCAAGAATCACACGACCAAGACAGGTTTATTTGGGAAAATAA
- a CDS encoding class II 3-deoxy-7-phosphoheptulonate synthase, translating to MSNKEWNPQSWRQKIALQQPIYNDLEFLKSVEEQLSKYPPLVFAGEAQRLKSHLAKVSRGESFLLQGGDCAESFADFNAIRIRDLFKVILQMAVVLTYAGACPIVKVGRLAGQFAKPRSSDTETINGITLPSYRGDIINDIRFTKEAREADPIRILQAYNQSAATLNLIRAFAQGGLADLNQVQKWNLDFVRGASSERYKEMADKITQALAFMEACGLNSSNTPILHETEFFTSHEALLLNYEEALTRRDHLSGKWYDCSAHMLWIGERTRNLDGAHLEFLKGVENPVGVKIGPNATKEDILGICEILNPKNEAGRLNFIIRMGANTIKDKLPKLLQSVKGEGREIVWSIDPMHGNTIKASSGYKTRTFDSILEEVKSFFEIHKSMGTYAGGVHLEMTGEDVTECIGGMQAITEENLGCNYNTQCDPRLNASQAIELSFLIADVLKNRKI from the coding sequence ATGTCTAATAAAGAGTGGAACCCACAAAGTTGGAGACAAAAGATAGCGCTCCAACAGCCCATTTACAATGATTTAGAATTTTTAAAAAGCGTTGAAGAGCAATTAAGCAAATATCCTCCATTGGTTTTTGCTGGGGAAGCACAACGCTTAAAAAGTCATCTAGCTAAGGTTTCAAGAGGTGAGTCTTTTTTGCTACAAGGAGGGGATTGCGCAGAAAGCTTTGCTGACTTTAACGCTATAAGAATCAGAGATTTGTTTAAAGTGATTCTGCAAATGGCAGTAGTTTTGACTTATGCAGGGGCTTGCCCCATTGTTAAGGTGGGGCGTTTAGCAGGACAATTTGCCAAACCAAGATCAAGTGATACAGAAACAATTAATGGAATCACTTTGCCAAGCTATCGTGGTGATATTATTAATGATATTCGATTTACAAAAGAAGCAAGGGAAGCTGATCCAATCCGAATCTTGCAAGCTTACAATCAATCTGCTGCAACTTTAAATCTCATTCGCGCTTTCGCACAAGGCGGATTGGCAGATTTAAACCAAGTGCAAAAATGGAATTTGGATTTTGTTCGTGGAGCTTCAAGTGAGCGCTATAAGGAAATGGCAGATAAAATCACTCAAGCATTAGCTTTTATGGAAGCATGTGGACTTAATTCAAGTAATACCCCAATTCTTCATGAAACTGAATTTTTTACTTCTCACGAGGCATTGTTGTTAAATTATGAAGAAGCTTTGACGCGTAGAGATCATTTAAGTGGTAAATGGTATGATTGTTCGGCACATATGCTTTGGATTGGAGAGAGAACACGCAATCTAGATGGTGCACATTTGGAATTCTTAAAAGGTGTAGAAAATCCTGTTGGAGTAAAAATTGGACCTAATGCTACAAAAGAGGACATTTTAGGAATCTGTGAGATTTTAAACCCAAAAAATGAAGCCGGAAGATTGAATTTTATCATCAGAATGGGAGCTAATACCATTAAAGATAAACTTCCAAAACTACTTCAATCTGTTAAGGGCGAGGGTAGGGAGATTGTATGGAGCATTGATCCAATGCATGGAAATACAATCAAGGCTAGCAGTGGTTATAAAACGCGCACTTTTGATAGCATTTTAGAAGAAGTTAAAAGCTTTTTTGAGATTCATAAAAGTATGGGAACTTATGCAGGTGGAGTGCATTTAGAGATGACAGGTGAAGATGTTACAGAATGTATAGGTGGTATGCAAGCTATTACTGAAGAAAATTTAGGATGTAATTATAACACACAATGCGATCCGCGTCTAAATGCTAGTCAAGCTATAGAATTGTCATTTTTGATTGCCGATGTTTTAAAGAATCGCAAAATTTAA
- the hsrA gene encoding homeostatic response regulator transcription factor HsrA, with the protein MRILIIEDEISLNKTMTEGLNEFNYQTDVAENLKDGEYFISIRNYDLVLADWMLPDGSGLEIINQVKSKSPRTAVVIISARDDAESEVEALRAGADDFLAKPFDFNVLVARIEARLRFGGTNLIEIEDLIINPDEEKITYKGQEIELKGKPFEVLTHLARHRDQIVSKEQLLDAIWEEPELVTPNVIEVAINQIRQKMDKPLDIATIETVRRRGYRFCYPKGA; encoded by the coding sequence ATGCGAATCTTGATTATTGAGGATGAAATCAGTCTTAATAAAACGATGACAGAGGGATTAAATGAGTTTAATTACCAAACAGATGTGGCAGAGAATCTAAAGGATGGAGAATACTTCATTAGCATTAGAAATTATGATTTGGTTTTGGCAGATTGGATGCTGCCTGATGGTAGTGGTTTAGAAATTATCAATCAAGTCAAAAGTAAATCTCCACGCACTGCTGTTGTGATTATTTCTGCTAGAGATGATGCTGAAAGTGAAGTTGAAGCGTTAAGAGCAGGTGCTGATGACTTTTTGGCAAAACCTTTTGATTTTAATGTTTTAGTAGCTAGAATTGAAGCTAGATTGAGATTTGGTGGCACAAACTTAATTGAAATTGAAGATTTGATTATCAATCCTGATGAAGAAAAAATTACTTACAAAGGGCAAGAAATTGAACTCAAAGGGAAGCCATTTGAAGTTTTAACGCACCTTGCAAGACATAGAGATCAAATTGTCTCTAAAGAGCAGTTGTTAGATGCAATTTGGGAAGAGCCAGAATTAGTTACACCAAATGTCATTGAAGTAGCAATTAATCAGATTCGACAAAAAATGGATAAGCCTCTAGATATTGCTACAATTGAAACTGTTAGACGAAGAGGTTATAGATTTTGCTATCCCAAAGGAGCATAA
- a CDS encoding sensor histidine kinase: MLSQRSIRGDYTRQITISFVVLLIAFSSALYNYLYFKVYDNIKNELQAKVQHILANNINYSTKQTFYIQSINILESSTLQLSIIPQKITNMQYIEEEKSKQVYYSILSPYKNNKAIKITKNITKEKNFLDYLFNAIILLGFFALILILLFALAFSSILYKPIQKLSFTLQRIKENDLELLDSKELPLEFHPLVLSVNNLLERIKNYLGSQKQLFIGIAHELKTPLAVMKTKCEVTLIKEREKSAYIEALKENIHSINEANAIIKTLLDLGRQESAQFEKSSLVDVNKILKNIANNFQILSKKEGKKFLVEIPQEEIMITLKPTLLMQIVQNFLQNAFKFTPQGKSVLLKSNFDNEVLKIIVIDEGCGIDSELDDIYAPFRRAGNKSGAGLGLFLAKNAANTLGGSISLQNRLDRQGSIATFELRISKSWNRNC; this comes from the coding sequence TTGCTATCCCAAAGGAGCATAAGAGGTGATTATACGCGACAAATTACTATTTCCTTTGTCGTACTTTTAATTGCCTTTTCATCTGCGCTTTATAATTATCTCTACTTTAAGGTTTATGATAACATTAAAAATGAATTACAAGCTAAAGTGCAACATATTTTAGCAAATAATATTAATTATTCAACAAAACAAACTTTTTACATTCAAAGCATAAATATTTTAGAATCTTCTACGCTACAATTATCAATTATTCCACAGAAAATCACCAATATGCAGTATATAGAAGAAGAAAAATCAAAGCAAGTCTATTATTCTATTTTAAGTCCTTACAAAAATAATAAAGCCATTAAAATCACAAAAAATATCACTAAAGAAAAGAATTTCCTAGATTATTTATTTAATGCGATAATTCTTTTGGGTTTTTTTGCTTTAATCTTGATTTTGCTTTTTGCTTTAGCGTTTTCTAGTATCCTTTATAAGCCTATTCAAAAGCTTTCATTTACCTTGCAAAGAATTAAAGAAAATGACCTTGAATTGCTTGATAGCAAAGAGCTTCCTTTGGAATTTCATCCTTTAGTTCTCTCTGTGAATAATCTTTTGGAGCGAATCAAGAATTACCTCGGCAGCCAAAAACAGCTTTTTATCGGTATTGCTCATGAGTTAAAAACTCCATTAGCGGTTATGAAAACTAAATGTGAAGTTACTTTGATTAAAGAAAGAGAAAAAAGCGCCTATATTGAAGCTTTAAAAGAGAATATTCATAGTATTAATGAAGCCAATGCAATTATTAAAACACTTTTGGATTTAGGAAGACAAGAGAGTGCCCAGTTTGAAAAATCAAGCCTAGTAGATGTCAATAAAATACTAAAAAATATTGCCAATAATTTTCAAATTTTAAGCAAAAAAGAGGGTAAAAAATTTTTAGTGGAGATTCCACAAGAAGAAATAATGATTACTTTAAAACCAACGCTTTTAATGCAAATTGTGCAGAATTTTTTGCAAAATGCTTTTAAATTCACGCCCCAAGGCAAAAGTGTGTTGTTAAAAAGTAATTTTGATAATGAAGTTTTAAAAATTATTGTGATTGATGAGGGTTGTGGGATTGATTCAGAATTAGATGATATTTATGCACCATTTAGGAGAGCGGGTAATAAAAGTGGTGCTGGACTTGGATTGTTTTTGGCTAAAAATGCAGCCAATACGCTAGGTGGAAGTATTTCGTTACAGAATCGCTTAGATAGACAGGGTAGTATTGCCACTTTTGAATTAAGAATAAGTAAATCTTGGAACAGAAATTGCTAA
- the murI gene encoding glutamate racemase, translating into MIPKRIGVFDSGVGGISVLGNLIDSKAFDEIIYYGDTARVPYGTRSKETIIQYSLEALDFFKQFKLDLLVVACNTISAHGLGAMQKATDYPIIGVIEPGVLALTNNLQNKNAKILVLGTKATIQSQLYQTLLKDQGYSCINGLATSLFVPLVEEGIFDGKILESVMEYYFKDYIEKPDAIILGCTHFPLISKAIANYFQNQFPKLEKSILIHSGIAIMEYLKTKYTLQTSKTHSKVTFYASDNLEKLKKTADLWLQTIK; encoded by the coding sequence ATGATTCCAAAGAGAATTGGAGTTTTTGATAGCGGAGTGGGTGGCATTAGCGTTCTTGGAAATCTCATTGATTCCAAAGCTTTTGATGAAATTATCTACTATGGCGACACTGCTAGAGTGCCTTATGGGACAAGAAGTAAAGAAACTATCATACAATACTCCCTAGAAGCTCTAGATTTTTTCAAACAATTTAAATTGGATTTGCTTGTTGTAGCTTGTAATACCATTAGTGCTCATGGTTTAGGGGCGATGCAAAAAGCCACAGATTATCCAATTATTGGCGTTATTGAACCGGGAGTTTTAGCATTAACTAATAATCTACAAAATAAAAATGCCAAGATTCTTGTGCTTGGCACAAAAGCCACAATTCAAAGCCAACTTTATCAAACACTACTCAAAGATCAAGGTTATTCTTGTATAAATGGACTTGCAACAAGTCTTTTTGTTCCACTTGTAGAAGAAGGGATTTTTGATGGGAAAATTTTAGAATCAGTTATGGAGTATTATTTTAAAGACTACATAGAAAAGCCCGATGCAATCATTCTTGGTTGCACACATTTTCCATTAATTTCTAAAGCAATTGCCAATTATTTTCAAAATCAATTCCCCAAGCTTGAAAAATCAATTTTAATTCATTCAGGGATTGCGATTATGGAATATCTTAAAACAAAATACACACTACAAACTTCTAAAACCCATTCAAAAGTTACATTTTATGCGAGCGATAATTTAGAAAAGCTCAAGAAAACAGCAGACTTATGGCTTCAGACAATCAAATAA
- the rho gene encoding transcription termination factor Rho encodes MSQNKKDQKMRTHTPVEGYTIEDLRAKPINKLAEIAKSLGIENPQEFLRQDLIFEILKTQVSQGGFILFTGILEITGEGYGFLRAIDENFSGSQNDAYVSSTQIRRFALRNGDIVTGQVRSPKDQERYYALLKVEAINYQSPEEMKNRPLFDNLTPLFPTEQIRLEYNSFKITGRMLDLFAPIGKGQRALIVAPPRTGKTELMKELAYGITKNHPEIELIVLLVDERPEEVTDMERSVKGEVYSSTFDMPANNHTRVAELVVEKAKRMVEMGKDVVILLDSITRLARAYNTATPSSGKVLSGGVDANALHKPKRFFGAARNIEQGGSLTIIATALIETGSRMDEVIFEEFKGTGNSEIVLARHIAERRIYPAMDILKSGTRKEELLLGHDKLQKVWVLRNAIHQMNNEIDALTFLYSQMQKSKDNEEFLNMMNDSAKD; translated from the coding sequence ATGTCTCAAAACAAAAAAGATCAAAAAATGAGAACTCACACTCCCGTTGAAGGCTATACCATTGAAGATTTAAGGGCTAAGCCTATCAATAAACTCGCAGAAATTGCAAAATCACTTGGAATTGAAAATCCTCAAGAATTTTTGCGACAGGACTTAATTTTTGAGATTCTAAAAACCCAAGTTAGTCAAGGTGGTTTTATTCTCTTTACTGGGATTTTAGAGATCACAGGCGAAGGTTATGGATTTTTACGTGCCATTGATGAAAACTTCTCGGGATCTCAAAATGATGCTTATGTGAGTAGCACGCAGATTCGGCGCTTTGCACTAAGAAATGGAGATATTGTAACAGGGCAAGTGCGCTCCCCAAAAGATCAAGAAAGGTATTATGCGCTTTTAAAAGTAGAAGCCATTAATTATCAATCTCCTGAAGAGATGAAGAATCGTCCTTTGTTCGACAATCTCACCCCACTTTTCCCTACAGAACAAATCAGACTTGAATACAATAGCTTTAAAATCACAGGAAGAATGCTGGATCTCTTTGCACCTATTGGAAAAGGGCAACGCGCTTTGATTGTTGCACCTCCAAGAACTGGTAAAACAGAGCTAATGAAAGAACTTGCTTATGGAATTACAAAAAATCATCCCGAAATAGAACTCATTGTCTTGCTTGTTGATGAAAGACCTGAAGAAGTTACTGATATGGAAAGAAGTGTAAAGGGTGAAGTGTATAGCTCTACTTTTGATATGCCTGCTAACAATCACACTCGCGTGGCTGAACTAGTCGTCGAAAAAGCCAAGAGAATGGTAGAAATGGGCAAAGATGTCGTGATTTTACTTGATTCAATTACGCGCCTTGCAAGAGCTTATAATACTGCAACTCCAAGTAGCGGAAAGGTGCTAAGTGGTGGAGTAGATGCCAACGCATTACACAAACCAAAGCGCTTCTTTGGTGCTGCAAGAAATATCGAACAAGGTGGATCTCTTACTATTATTGCAACTGCATTGATTGAGACAGGTTCAAGAATGGATGAAGTAATTTTTGAGGAATTTAAGGGAACAGGCAATAGTGAGATTGTTCTTGCTAGACATATTGCAGAGCGCAGAATCTATCCAGCTATGGATATTTTAAAAAGCGGAACAAGAAAAGAGGAATTGTTATTAGGACACGACAAACTTCAAAAAGTATGGGTTTTGCGCAATGCCATTCATCAAATGAATAATGAAATTGATGCCTTAACTTTCCTTTACTCACAAATGCAAAAGTCCAAAGATAATGAAGAATTTTTAAATATGATGAATGATAGCGCTAAGGATTAA